A single region of the Arthrobacter sp. V1I7 genome encodes:
- a CDS encoding WhiB family transcriptional regulator produces the protein MDWRNRAACLDKDPELFFPVGNTGPALLQIEEAKSVCRRCPVVDTCLQWALESGQDAGVWGGMSEDERRALKRRAARARRAS, from the coding sequence ATGGATTGGCGTAACCGCGCAGCGTGCCTTGACAAGGACCCGGAGCTGTTCTTCCCGGTAGGAAACACCGGCCCTGCCCTCCTGCAGATCGAGGAAGCCAAAAGCGTCTGCCGGCGTTGCCCGGTGGTGGATACGTGCCTGCAGTGGGCGCTCGAATCCGGCCAGGATGCCGGTGTCTGGGGCGGCATGAGCGAAGACGAGCGCCGTGCCCTGAAGCGCCGCGCAGCACGCGCCCGCCGCGCCTCCTGA
- a CDS encoding sensor histidine kinase, with amino-acid sequence MAIFTDPIREHADFGPGDAEWLHLLVGDWQMVADLAFADLALWFPHPEFGYVALAHVRPSTTHTVFHTDFVGEGIRSDLKPLVDKAWESHAIERSNETNWSSDMALRVEAVPMVRNGRTLAIVTTHMDLSSSRMPSRLELTYRQCAYDLLRMGTLGLWPDFASPTGSRRGAPRVGDGLIRLDAEGIVQYASPNGVSAFRRLGGESLEGRSLAEVTAGLLKDRRMVDETLPLVVTGRMPWRSEIESRGVSLSLRAIPLRDEEHRFGALVLCRDVSELRRREMELVTKDATIREIHHRVKNNLQTVAALLRMQSRRMVSDEAKQGLEQAMRRVATIALVHETLSQGLTQSVDFDELIGRQFRLSAEVASPSQQVKTQRSGLFGELPSDFATPLALVINELVTNAVEHGLEGRAGTVSLIADRSESEDGDELLTVTVADDGVGIPETPYVEGLGLQIVRTLVTSELGGSIQWTAREGGGTAVQIVLSLATN; translated from the coding sequence GTGGCAATCTTTACGGACCCTATCAGGGAGCATGCTGATTTCGGCCCGGGGGATGCCGAGTGGCTGCACCTCCTGGTCGGCGACTGGCAGATGGTCGCCGACCTGGCATTCGCGGACCTGGCGCTCTGGTTCCCGCACCCCGAGTTCGGCTACGTTGCGCTCGCACACGTCCGCCCCTCCACCACGCATACGGTGTTTCACACCGACTTCGTGGGGGAGGGGATCCGGTCGGACCTGAAACCGCTGGTCGACAAGGCCTGGGAGAGCCACGCGATTGAGCGCTCCAACGAGACCAACTGGAGCAGCGACATGGCCTTGAGGGTCGAGGCCGTGCCGATGGTCCGCAACGGCCGGACGCTCGCCATCGTCACGACCCACATGGATCTTTCCAGCTCCCGCATGCCATCCCGGCTGGAGCTCACTTACCGGCAGTGCGCCTACGACCTGTTGCGGATGGGCACCCTGGGGCTGTGGCCGGACTTTGCCTCGCCCACGGGCTCCCGCCGGGGCGCGCCCCGGGTCGGTGACGGCCTGATCCGGCTCGACGCGGAGGGGATTGTCCAGTACGCCAGCCCCAATGGTGTGTCTGCCTTCCGGCGCCTCGGCGGTGAGTCGCTGGAAGGCCGGAGCCTGGCCGAAGTGACGGCGGGGCTCCTGAAGGACCGGCGCATGGTCGATGAAACGTTGCCCCTGGTGGTCACGGGTCGGATGCCGTGGCGCAGTGAAATCGAATCCCGCGGAGTCAGCCTCTCGCTGCGGGCGATCCCGCTGCGGGACGAGGAGCACCGGTTCGGGGCTCTCGTCCTGTGCCGCGATGTTTCGGAGCTGCGCCGGCGGGAGATGGAACTCGTCACCAAGGACGCCACGATCCGCGAGATCCACCACCGGGTCAAGAACAACCTGCAGACCGTGGCCGCACTGCTGCGGATGCAGTCCCGCCGCATGGTCAGCGATGAGGCCAAGCAGGGGCTCGAACAAGCCATGCGCCGGGTGGCGACGATCGCCCTGGTGCACGAAACACTGTCCCAGGGTCTGACCCAGAGCGTTGATTTCGATGAGCTGATCGGGCGGCAGTTCCGGCTGTCCGCCGAGGTGGCCTCACCGTCCCAGCAGGTAAAGACGCAGCGCTCCGGCCTGTTCGGTGAGCTGCCGAGTGACTTCGCCACCCCGCTGGCCCTTGTGATCAACGAGCTGGTGACGAACGCCGTCGAGCACGGGCTGGAGGGGCGCGCCGGCACCGTCTCGCTGATCGCAGACCGCTCGGAAAGCGAGGACGGCGACGAACTGCTGACCGTGACCGTGGCGGACGACGGTGTGGGCATTCCCGAAACGCCCTATGTGGAAGGCCTGGGCCTGCAGATCGTGCGCACCCTCGTCACGAGTGAGCTGGGTGGAAGCATCCAATGGACAGCACGGGAAGGCGGCGGTACGGCCGTGCAGATTGTCCTGAGCCTGGCCACCAACTAG